A genomic region of Xiphophorus couchianus chromosome 9, X_couchianus-1.0, whole genome shotgun sequence contains the following coding sequences:
- the LOC114151037 gene encoding glypican-1-like — translation MRLCVLLCAVVGLCAAPGSVSGADRSCGDLRQFYTGKGFTLEGVPLSEISGEQLRMCPQGPTCCTITMEGNLASLSAQETEGLIREAGRSLQATFNNLHRSFDTYFTELHGQSERLLQEVLSPLGPLYSQNARLFAELYADLRQYYRGSALHLDENLSEFWSQLLERTFKASALTEVNLSEDYLECVAKQQETLRPFGDIPRDMKTKVIRSFVTARSFVQGLLVSSDVIKKVSQVSLAEECTKALMKLVYCPHCRGLASVQPCSNYCSNVMKGCLANQADLNPVWQELIDTMIQVASSFSTEPSLDVVLSSIPIRIYEAVHYLQQNMDTFTAKVFQTCGSPGEPGTGTPNAHEQKKKKSGSLTAFEYKPSPTAGLRLEIQVSDLSSKLRDMRQYWVQLPVALCSKLAAESNSQDNCWNGMTKARYLPGVMGDGLANQINNPEVDLDITKPIMKIRQQIMELKIMSNRLKDALEGNDVDFQDASEDISGSGSGMCLSGQCARSRPGLYAYAPETKPVGGAPTPRIGVCDLLLLLPVTVLLLQR, via the exons GTGAACAGCTGAGGATGTGTCCTCAGGGTCCCACTTGCTGCACCATCACCATGGAGGGAAACCTGGCCAGTCTGAGCGCCCAGGAGACCGAGGGACTGATCAGAGAGGCCGGCAGGTCCCTGCAGGCAACTTTCAACAATCTCCACAGGAGCTTTGACA CGTATTTCACGGAGCTGCACGGCCAGTCTGAGCGCTTGCTGCAGGAGGTGCTGTCTCCGCTGGGCCCCCTGTACTCCCAGAACGCCCGTCTGTTTGCAGAGCTCTATGCCGACCTGCGTCAGTACTACCGGGGCTCAGCCCTCCACCTGGACGAGAACCTGTCCGAGTTTTGGTCCCAGCTGCTGGAGCGAACGTTTAAAGCCTCTGCCCTCACAGAG GTCAACCTGTCGGAGGATTACCTGGAATGTGTTGCTAAGCAGCAGGAGACGCTGCGGCCATTCGGAGACATTCCTCGggacatgaaaacaaaagtgatCCGGTCTTTTGTCACGGCCAGGTCTTTTGTCCAGGGCCTGCTGGTCAGCTCAGATGTGATCAAGAAGGTCTCACAG GTGTCTCTTGCTGAGGAATGCACCAAGGCCCTGATGAAACTGGTATACTGCCCTCACTGTCGCGGCCTGGCCTCGGTCCAGCCCTGCTCCAACTACTGCTCAAACGTCATGAAGGGCTGCCTGGCCAACCAGGCTGACCTGAATCCGGTGTGGCAGGAGCTCATCG aCACAATGATCCAAGTAGCGTCCAGCTTCAGCACAGAACCCAGCCTGGACGTGGTTCTGTCCTCCATCCCCATACGGATCTACGAAGCTGTGCACTATCTGCAGCAAAACATGGACACATTTACAGCAAAG GTGTTCCAAACATGCGGCTCCCCAGGTGAACCAGGAACAGGTACTCCAAACGCCCacgagcagaagaagaagaagagcggcTCGCTGACTGCGTTCGAATACAAACCGTCCCCAACGGCTGGGCTCAGACTGGAGATACAG GTGTCAGATCTGTCCAGTAAACTGAGGGACATGCGGCAGTACTGGGTCCAGCTGCCGGTAGCGCTGTGCAGCAAACTGGCGGCTGAAAGCAACAGTCAGGACAACTGCTGGAACGGGATGACCAAAGCCAG GTACCTTCCAGGGGTGATGGGTGACGGTTTGGCAAATCAGATCAACAACCCAGAAGTGGATCTCGACATCACAAAACCCATCATGAAAATCCGACAGCAGATCATGGAACTGAAAATAATGAGCAACAGACTAAAAGATGCACTGGAAGGCAATGATGTGGACTTTCAGGATGCAA GTGAGGATATCAGCGGCTCAGGAAGCGGGATGTGTTTGAGCGGTCAGTGTGCTCGGAGTAGACCGGGACTTTATGCCTACGCGCCGGAGACCAAGCCAGTTGGAGGAGCGCCCACGCCTCGCATCGGCGTCTGCgaccttctgctgctgctcccagTCACCGTCCTGCTGCTCCAGCGATGA